The Pueribacillus theae genome contains the following window.
CCCTTCGCCATTTTTCAAAAGCTGCCTGTACTTCCGGGGAAAGCCAAATCTTTGATTTGCGTACTGAACGGTCGATTTCCTCAATTTTTTCTTCAATCCCTTTTTCAATTCTTTTCACTTCATTTAAAAGTTCACGAGCTGACTTTCGCAATGCCCCCTGGCCAAAGATCGCTTTTTGTTCCGCGTAATCCGATGTCGCCACATGGATTTGTGTAAGTACCCCCTTTAACTCGACGGTTAATTGCTCAATTTTTTCATCCGCCGTCTCGCCTTCACTCGTAAAAATGACAGTCACATCATGGCGGTTGAACACTTTTTGGATGCCTGGAACGAGGTACGCATCAAATACAATGATCACTTGATAACCTGTGTATGCCTGATACTCGGCCATTTTATCGATCAACAAATCACGCGCACCTTCGAGATCGGTATCTTTCATCTCTTTTAATTCCGGCCAGGCTCCAATGATGTTATAGCCGTCCACAATCAGAATATCCATTGCACTAACCCCCGATTGGGCTTCGCTTCCGCAAAACTTCATACATTAAAACGCCTGCCGCAACCGATGCATTAAGCGACGTCACTTTCCCTTTCATTGGAAGGCGCACGAGGAAATCACATTTTTGCTTAATTAACCGACCGATGCCTTTTCCTTCACTGCCAATGACAAGCCCAACCGGCATATCGTAATCCGCTTCACGGAAGTCTTGCTTTCCTTTGGCGTCCGCTCCTACAAACCATAGCCCTCTTTCTTTTAATTCATCCATCGTTTGTGCCAAGTTTCCGACGCGGACGACGGGAACATGTTCAATCGCTCCTGTCGATGCTTTTGCGACCGCTGCTGTCAATCCGACTGATCGGCGTTTTGGAATGATGATGCCATGAACCCCTACACATTCTGCCGTCCGCAAAATGGAACCTAAGTTATGGGGGTCTTCGATTTCATCAAGCAAAAGGAAAAAAGGAGCTTCATTCAACGCCTCCGCTCTTTGGAAAAGCTCGTCCATTCCGGCATAGTTGTAGGCTGCAATCGAAGCGACGACACCTTGATGATTCCCTTGATTGACTAATCGATCAAGCTTTTGCTTCGGGACAAATTGGATGAGCACACCGTTTTTTTTCGCAAGTTCGATGAGTTCGTTCATTTGCCCACCGCGTGAACCTTCGTTCACCCATAATTTATTAATTTCCCGATTTGAACGGAGAGCCTCAAGGACTGGATTTCTTCCCATGATGAGTTCACTTTCCATTTTGAACACTTCTTTCTTCAATGAACGAAATCATAGCCGAGATGATGCTATCGATTCGTTCATCATTTTTCTGTAAGTAATGATAGCCAATTAATGCCTCAAGGGCTGTACTGTAACGGTACGTTTGGACGTCAGTATTTTTAGGAATCGTTGGTGACTTTGCATTTCTTCCCCTTCTTAATACAGCCTCTTCCTCTTCAGTAAAAAAATTGGCTTCTCTTAATTTGTGAAGAACTTTTGCTTGTGCCTTTGCCGATACATAGTTTGTCGCAAGGCGGTGCAATCGCTGCGGGCGAACTTGCCCGCTTTTAAGCAAATGTTCGCGCACAAATACTTCCAAGACAGCATCACCCATGTACGCAAGTGCAAGGGCATTTAATTGTTTGGCATCAACATTGCTTTGGGCCATATCTACTCTTTCCTTTTCCAGCGAACGCCTTGGGGAGTATCTTCTAAAATAATATGTTGTGCAAGGAGTTGATCGCGGATTTCATCGGCTCTAGCAAATTGGCGTTCTTTTCTTGCTTGGTTCCTTTCTTCAATAAGCTTTTCAATTTCTTCATCAAGCAAAGCCTCTTCTTGCTTTAACGGGATGCCAAGTACAGTTGAAATCTCTTCAAAGAGGGTCAAATAAGCTGAAAGCACTGCTTTTGAAGAATTTTTATTCGCTAAATAACGGTTCGCTTCCTTTGCGAGTTCAAAAAGAACAGCGATGGCATTTGCAGTATTAAAATCATCGTCCATTTCTTCAATGAACTGTTTTTTTAACCGTTGAATTGCATCCAAAGAAGATTCAATGTTTTTATCAAGATTGGCAGAATGCGCCATACGGTATTCTAAATTCCTTACGGTTTCTTTCAGTCTTTCGAGTCCACTTCGTGCACTTTCAAGAAGTTCATCATTAAAATTTATAGGATTGCGGTAATGGACAGACAACATGAAAAACCTGACAACGTTCGGATCTTGATTTTGAATTAATTCGTGGACTAACACAACATTTCCTAACGATTTAGACA
Protein-coding sequences here:
- the rlmB gene encoding 23S rRNA (guanosine(2251)-2'-O)-methyltransferase RlmB; protein product: MESELIMGRNPVLEALRSNREINKLWVNEGSRGGQMNELIELAKKNGVLIQFVPKQKLDRLVNQGNHQGVVASIAAYNYAGMDELFQRAEALNEAPFFLLLDEIEDPHNLGSILRTAECVGVHGIIIPKRRSVGLTAAVAKASTGAIEHVPVVRVGNLAQTMDELKERGLWFVGADAKGKQDFREADYDMPVGLVIGSEGKGIGRLIKQKCDFLVRLPMKGKVTSLNASVAAGVLMYEVLRKRSPIGG
- a CDS encoding Mini-ribonuclease 3, which gives rise to MAQSNVDAKQLNALALAYMGDAVLEVFVREHLLKSGQVRPQRLHRLATNYVSAKAQAKVLHKLREANFFTEEEEAVLRRGRNAKSPTIPKNTDVQTYRYSTALEALIGYHYLQKNDERIDSIISAMISFIEERSVQNGK
- a CDS encoding NYN domain-containing protein — its product is MDILIVDGYNIIGAWPELKEMKDTDLEGARDLLIDKMAEYQAYTGYQVIIVFDAYLVPGIQKVFNRHDVTVIFTSEGETADEKIEQLTVELKGVLTQIHVATSDYAEQKAIFGQGALRKSARELLNEVKRIEKGIEEKIEEIDRSVRKSKIWLSPEVQAAFEKWRRGKS